The Aerosakkonema funiforme FACHB-1375 genome has a segment encoding these proteins:
- a CDS encoding sensor domain-containing phosphodiesterase yields MQYKDAIAEKTLDRENNQSSKTANARPLLSWEELIIYNNPAKQNLGKMTSQEELDNITRLAAYICQSAIALIYLTDGTQQWFASEGSLEGLQISTDSACHAYALLHKELLIIEDTWQDTKLTTTALATFTHSVRFYVGIPLINCQGDSFGCLCVMDVKPRQFTNLQKEGLQILAKHVTNQLESHHMTSQVLRESETSFQLLVQSVKDYAIFMLDPNGYIITWNEGAAKIKGYQPKEIIGQHFSRFYPQEDILRDKPNRVLKMAAAEGRFEEEAWRVRKDRSRFWANVVITALRDESGKLKGFAKVTRDITERKRAEEQLIHNAFHDALTGLPNRTLFIERLGHELRYAKRHPEYLFAVLFLDIDRFKTINESLGHAVGDSVLKAIAQRLETFFKGTDAIARFGGDAFTILLEDVLSISEASWIAEKITQELALPFYIKEREIFITISIGIALNFEGLTQPDDLLRDAEIAMFIAKTEGRARYQVFDASMHDRAVRRLQLENDLRRAISGDELRLFYQPIVSLITGKITGFEALLRWQHPQKGWVYPGEFIPLAEETGLILPMDLWVLRESCRQLKQWQIQYPNYRYLTINVNLSGQQFSQPNLLEKIDIILAETGLDAEHLKLEITEAFLINKPEEASATLKLLKKRQIKLAIDDFGTGYCGLNYLHRFPLDTLKIDRSFVSKLGVEREVSIIVEAIVSLAHNLGMEVVAEGIETKEQQAQLQAMQCEYGQGYLLSKPLDKEAAQLLIASSSL; encoded by the coding sequence TTGCAATATAAAGATGCAATTGCAGAAAAAACGTTGGATCGAGAGAATAATCAATCAAGTAAAACGGCGAACGCTCGACCACTATTGTCTTGGGAAGAACTCATTATATATAATAATCCAGCAAAGCAAAATCTAGGTAAAATGACTTCCCAAGAGGAGTTAGACAATATTACTCGCTTAGCTGCCTATATTTGCCAGAGTGCGATCGCGCTTATTTATCTTACCGATGGCACCCAGCAATGGTTTGCATCAGAAGGAAGTTTAGAAGGGTTACAGATATCTACGGATAGTGCCTGCCATGCCTATGCTCTTCTCCACAAGGAATTGCTAATTATTGAAGATACTTGGCAGGATACCAAATTAACTACTACTGCACTAGCCACTTTTACTCATTCTGTCCGTTTTTATGTCGGTATACCTTTAATTAACTGCCAAGGTGATTCATTTGGATGCTTGTGTGTGATGGACGTGAAACCGCGTCAGTTTACTAATTTACAGAAGGAAGGATTGCAAATTTTAGCTAAGCACGTAACTAACCAGTTAGAGTCGCACCATATGACATCACAGGTATTGCGAGAAAGCGAAACGAGTTTCCAACTGCTAGTGCAAAGTGTGAAAGACTATGCTATTTTTATGTTAGATCCCAATGGTTATATAATTACTTGGAATGAAGGCGCAGCAAAAATAAAAGGTTATCAACCAAAAGAAATTATCGGTCAGCATTTTTCCCGCTTTTATCCCCAAGAAGATATCCTACGCGACAAACCGAATCGAGTATTGAAAATGGCAGCAGCAGAAGGTAGGTTTGAAGAGGAAGCATGGCGGGTGCGAAAAGATCGATCGCGTTTTTGGGCTAATGTTGTCATAACGGCATTACGAGATGAAAGCGGAAAGTTAAAAGGTTTTGCGAAAGTAACGCGAGATATCACCGAACGCAAGCGTGCGGAAGAACAACTAATTCATAATGCTTTTCACGATGCGTTAACAGGTTTGCCCAACAGAACATTATTTATAGAACGTTTAGGACATGAACTCAGATATGCGAAGCGTCATCCAGAATATTTGTTTGCTGTATTGTTTTTGGATATCGATCGCTTCAAAACGATCAATGAAAGTTTAGGTCACGCAGTAGGGGATAGTGTTCTTAAAGCTATTGCCCAACGCTTAGAGACATTTTTCAAAGGTACAGATGCGATCGCTCGCTTTGGAGGAGATGCTTTTACCATTCTGTTAGAAGACGTCCTAAGCATTAGCGAAGCTAGTTGGATTGCCGAAAAAATTACCCAGGAATTAGCACTTCCTTTTTATATAAAAGAGCGAGAAATATTCATCACTATCAGTATTGGAATTGCTCTCAACTTTGAGGGGTTAACTCAACCGGATGACCTTTTGCGCGATGCGGAAATTGCTATGTTTATCGCCAAGACAGAAGGTAGGGCGCGTTATCAAGTATTTGATGCTTCTATGCACGATCGCGCCGTCAGGCGTTTACAGTTAGAAAATGACTTGCGACGTGCAATTTCTGGCGATGAATTGAGGTTGTTTTATCAACCAATAGTATCTCTAATTACTGGTAAAATTACTGGTTTTGAAGCATTATTACGCTGGCAGCATCCTCAGAAAGGATGGGTTTATCCAGGAGAATTTATACCTTTGGCCGAAGAAACTGGCTTAATTTTACCTATGGATTTGTGGGTGCTGCGCGAAAGTTGTCGGCAACTGAAACAATGGCAAATTCAATATCCCAATTATCGATATTTAACAATTAATGTAAACCTCTCCGGTCAACAGTTTTCTCAACCAAATTTACTGGAAAAAATAGATATAATTTTGGCAGAAACAGGACTGGATGCCGAACATTTAAAATTAGAAATTACAGAAGCTTTTTTGATAAACAAACCTGAAGAAGCAAGCGCTACTCTTAAACTTTTGAAAAAGCGACAAATCAAATTGGCTATAGATGATTTCGGTACAGGTTATTGCGGATTAAATTATCTACACCGCTTTCCCTTAGATACATTAAAGATTGACCGTTCTTTTGTTAGTAAATTGGGCGTTGAACGAGAAGTTTCCATAATTGTAGAAGCCATAGTTTCTCTTGCCCATAATCTTGGGATGGAAGTAGTTGCGGAAGGGATAGAAACAAAGGAACAGCAAGCACAACTACAAGCTATGCAATGCGAGTACGGACAAGGATATTTATTATCGAAACCACTGGATAAGGAAGCTGCACAATTGCTAATTGCGAGTTCGAGTTTATAG
- the fmt gene encoding methionyl-tRNA formyltransferase, with protein MKVVFFGTPEFAVPSLEKLLNHPDFEVVAVVTQPDKRRGRGNQLTPSPVKTVALTHELPIWQPQRVKKDTETLDLLRQTQADAFVVVAYGQILSQEILDMPKFGCINVHGSLLPKYRGAAPIQWCLYNGEMETGITTMLMDAGMDTGAMLLKVHTPIALMDNAEQLAQTLSVLGADLLIETLLKLQKGALTPIPQDSSQATYAPLIKKENYSLNWSRPALELHNQVRGFFPDCVATFRGAPLKITSTAPITPEMRSQLPSELRVLEEKWFDLSDRTTSPGEVVAVVKGIGPLVQTGEGLLLLQKVQPAGKRAQSGLDFANGMRLAVGEVLQNGE; from the coding sequence ATGAAAGTAGTTTTTTTCGGCACTCCCGAATTTGCAGTGCCCAGCTTGGAGAAATTGTTAAATCATCCCGATTTTGAGGTTGTGGCGGTTGTCACCCAACCGGATAAGCGGCGGGGAAGGGGTAACCAGCTAACTCCCTCGCCAGTCAAAACGGTTGCTTTGACTCACGAACTGCCGATTTGGCAACCTCAACGGGTTAAAAAAGATACCGAAACTCTGGATCTGCTGCGCCAAACACAGGCAGATGCCTTTGTTGTGGTGGCATACGGGCAAATTCTTTCTCAAGAAATTCTGGATATGCCCAAATTCGGTTGCATCAACGTTCACGGTTCGCTGCTACCCAAGTACCGAGGTGCCGCACCGATACAGTGGTGTCTCTACAATGGCGAGATGGAAACGGGTATCACCACTATGCTGATGGATGCTGGTATGGATACGGGTGCGATGCTGCTAAAAGTTCATACACCCATAGCGCTAATGGATAATGCCGAACAATTAGCCCAAACTCTATCCGTGTTGGGAGCAGATTTGTTGATAGAAACGCTACTGAAGCTGCAAAAAGGAGCGCTTACTCCTATTCCTCAAGATTCTTCGCAAGCAACTTACGCACCGCTAATTAAAAAAGAAAATTACTCGCTTAATTGGTCGCGTCCGGCTTTGGAATTACACAATCAGGTGAGGGGTTTTTTCCCAGACTGCGTGGCAACTTTTCGGGGTGCGCCGTTGAAAATCACGTCTACAGCACCGATTACACCTGAGATGCGATCGCAGCTGCCTTCAGAATTGAGAGTGTTGGAGGAAAAATGGTTTGACTTGTCCGATCGTACAACAAGCCCTGGAGAAGTGGTGGCTGTTGTCAAGGGAATTGGCCCCCTCGTGCAAACTGGAGAGGGACTGTTGCTGCTGCAAAAAGTACAACCCGCAGGCAAACGCGCTCAGTCTGGTTTGGACTTTGCGAATGGAATGCGTTTAGCGGTCGGAGAGGTTTTGCAAAACGGCGAGTAG
- the ald gene encoding alanine dehydrogenase, giving the protein MEIGVPKETKDREFRVGLSPSSVRVLEEAGHSIFVETAAGVGAGFTDEDYIQAGAKIVPTAEEAWNRELVVKVKEPLKAEYQFLQKEQLLFTYLHLAADRTLTEHLIDCGVTAIAYETVELPDGKLPLLTPMSIIAGRLAVQFGARFLERQQGGRGVLLGGVPGVSPGKVTILGGGVVGTEAARIAVGMGARVQILDINVERLAYLETLFGSRVELLYSNSSAIEANVPDTDLLIGAVLVLAKKAPILVSREFVKKMRPGAVIVDVAVDQGGCIETLRPTSHTNPVYIEEGVVHYGVPNMPGAVPWTATQALNNSTLPYVLKLANRGIKALEFDPNLAKGLNVRSHQLVHPAVREVFPDLADTTDKKR; this is encoded by the coding sequence ATGGAAATTGGCGTTCCGAAAGAAACCAAGGATCGAGAATTTCGGGTCGGATTGAGTCCGAGTAGCGTGCGGGTGTTGGAGGAAGCCGGTCATAGTATCTTTGTAGAAACCGCAGCCGGTGTAGGTGCGGGTTTTACGGATGAAGATTATATTCAGGCAGGAGCTAAGATTGTACCCACAGCAGAAGAAGCCTGGAATCGAGAATTGGTAGTTAAAGTGAAGGAACCTCTGAAGGCAGAGTATCAGTTTCTTCAGAAAGAGCAGTTACTGTTTACTTATCTGCACTTGGCAGCCGATCGCACTTTAACCGAACATCTGATAGACTGCGGAGTAACTGCGATCGCCTACGAAACCGTAGAGCTGCCAGACGGCAAACTTCCCCTCCTTACCCCCATGAGCATTATCGCCGGACGCTTAGCCGTACAATTCGGAGCTAGGTTTCTGGAGAGACAGCAAGGAGGTCGAGGCGTTCTCCTGGGAGGCGTTCCCGGAGTTAGTCCCGGAAAAGTAACGATTTTAGGCGGTGGTGTCGTCGGTACGGAAGCAGCCAGAATTGCCGTCGGTATGGGCGCTAGAGTTCAGATTTTGGATATAAATGTAGAACGTTTAGCTTATCTAGAAACTCTGTTTGGCTCTAGAGTTGAATTGTTATACAGTAATTCTTCTGCGATCGAAGCTAATGTTCCAGATACCGATTTGCTCATCGGCGCAGTTTTAGTACTAGCGAAAAAAGCTCCCATCCTCGTATCGCGAGAATTCGTCAAAAAAATGCGTCCCGGTGCGGTTATTGTTGATGTGGCAGTAGACCAAGGTGGTTGTATCGAAACGTTGCGTCCCACCTCTCACACCAATCCAGTCTACATCGAGGAAGGAGTAGTACATTACGGCGTACCAAATATGCCGGGGGCCGTTCCTTGGACTGCTACTCAAGCACTCAATAACAGTACCTTACCGTATGTTTTGAAACTAGCCAATCGCGGTATCAAAGCACTGGAATTTGACCCAAATTTAGCCAAGGGATTAAACGTTCGCTCTCATCAGTTGGTGCATCCAGCAGTGCGCGAAGTGTTTCCCGATTTAGCGGACACAACAGACAAAAAAAGATGA
- a CDS encoding DUF6464 family protein: protein MEPDYLPTEVILTHPRQSLGNINLDWAPQPGNYLDLEGKTYAVLERRHRYQLRLGRYKLHKIALYVQSAPRPTERSIIEGRWVLGDADCRFNAHSELIRCAVNPEGPCDRCRFYEKSSMQ from the coding sequence ATGGAACCAGATTATTTGCCCACCGAGGTGATTTTGACGCACCCGCGTCAGTCCCTCGGTAACATCAACCTAGACTGGGCACCGCAACCCGGTAACTATCTCGATCTAGAAGGGAAAACCTACGCCGTCCTAGAACGCCGCCACCGCTATCAACTCAGGTTAGGACGCTACAAATTGCACAAAATAGCCCTATACGTACAGTCCGCACCGCGCCCCACAGAGAGAAGTATTATAGAGGGACGCTGGGTGCTGGGGGATGCCGACTGCCGCTTCAACGCTCATTCCGAACTAATTCGCTGTGCGGTTAATCCAGAAGGGCCATGCGATCGCTGCCGCTTCTACGAAAAATCCTCAATGCAGTAG
- a CDS encoding YcjF family protein yields MRPSRLFTLIAGLSLLLGLVIWLINSLYRLYANIAWSAPPLLANLLLFLLIVLLAMLIAAFGYYAMQFWQSQNKPRRRKIQPKVPEAKTEAAAETLRAVRKQVKQIQDEVTRQALLSRSREIEANLARGNLQVVVFGTGSAGKTSLVNALMGRMVGQVNAPMGTTEVGETYNLKLKGLEREILITDTPGILEAGVAGTEREQLARQLATEADLLLFVVDNDLRKSEHEPLRALAEIGKRSILVLNKTDLYIEQDKEKILARLRERVRGFISMSDVVAIAANPKPVKLENGDLFTAEPDVMPLIRRLAIVLRAEGDDLMADNILLQSQRLGEEARKLIDAQRRRQADKVVERFQWIGAGVIAVTPLPVVDLLATAAVNAQMVVEIGKIYGCDLNMERGRELALSLGKTLASLGIVKGAIELLSTALQLNLATYLVGKAIQGVTAAYLTRIAGKSFIEYFRHDQDWGDGGITEVVQRQFQLNRKDEFVKVFVQQAIAKVVQPLANNAPELEENEELEEEEQEEEIKLQPEYVQDDWLKPSPQRDDW; encoded by the coding sequence ATGCGTCCATCTCGCCTTTTCACGTTGATTGCCGGTCTCAGCCTACTTCTGGGTCTGGTAATTTGGCTGATTAACTCGCTATATCGCCTTTATGCTAATATTGCCTGGTCAGCGCCACCGCTGCTAGCCAATTTGCTGCTTTTCTTGCTGATTGTGCTGCTGGCGATGTTAATTGCAGCTTTTGGCTATTACGCGATGCAGTTCTGGCAGTCCCAGAATAAGCCGCGCCGTCGCAAAATTCAACCTAAAGTTCCGGAAGCGAAAACGGAAGCAGCAGCAGAAACGCTTCGCGCTGTGCGAAAGCAGGTGAAACAGATTCAGGATGAGGTGACGCGACAAGCTTTACTCAGTCGTTCTCGCGAAATAGAAGCGAATCTCGCTCGCGGTAACTTGCAAGTGGTAGTATTCGGGACAGGTTCGGCGGGTAAAACTTCTCTAGTGAATGCGTTGATGGGGAGGATGGTAGGACAGGTGAATGCGCCGATGGGAACGACTGAGGTGGGAGAAACTTACAATCTCAAGTTGAAAGGATTGGAACGGGAAATCCTCATCACCGATACGCCGGGAATTTTGGAAGCTGGGGTGGCGGGAACGGAACGGGAACAACTGGCGCGTCAATTGGCGACGGAAGCAGATCTATTATTATTTGTGGTAGATAACGATCTGCGAAAGTCGGAACACGAACCGTTGCGTGCATTAGCAGAAATCGGTAAGCGCAGTATTCTCGTTCTCAACAAAACTGACCTTTATATAGAACAAGATAAGGAAAAAATTCTGGCGCGTCTGCGGGAACGAGTGCGGGGATTTATCTCCATGTCGGATGTAGTTGCGATCGCAGCTAATCCCAAACCTGTCAAACTAGAAAATGGCGATCTCTTTACAGCCGAACCAGATGTCATGCCGTTAATCCGCCGTTTGGCAATCGTCCTCCGCGCCGAAGGCGACGACTTGATGGCAGATAATATTTTACTGCAATCTCAACGTCTGGGAGAAGAAGCGCGGAAACTCATCGATGCACAACGGCGGCGTCAAGCTGATAAAGTGGTAGAACGATTCCAATGGATCGGTGCCGGTGTGATTGCGGTAACTCCTTTGCCGGTGGTGGATTTGCTGGCAACGGCGGCGGTGAACGCTCAAATGGTAGTAGAAATCGGCAAAATTTACGGCTGCGACCTGAATATGGAACGCGGACGAGAATTGGCGCTTTCTTTGGGGAAAACGCTGGCGAGTTTGGGAATTGTCAAGGGTGCGATCGAATTACTTTCTACCGCTCTGCAACTTAACCTTGCTACCTATTTAGTGGGTAAAGCAATTCAAGGCGTCACTGCTGCTTATCTTACCAGAATTGCGGGTAAAAGTTTTATCGAATATTTTCGTCACGATCAAGATTGGGGCGATGGCGGAATTACCGAAGTGGTGCAGCGCCAGTTTCAGTTAAACCGAAAAGATGAATTTGTGAAGGTTTTCGTCCAACAGGCAATTGCGAAAGTAGTTCAGCCTTTGGCAAACAACGCGCCAGAACTAGAGGAAAACGAAGAACTGGAAGAAGAGGAACAAGAGGAAGAAATTAAATTACAGCCAGAGTATGTCCAAGACGACTGGCTTAAGCCATCTCCCCAGCGCGATGATTGGTAG
- a CDS encoding DUF7219 family protein, protein MLAIYSLLYPRSHYYGEVKPENLVFNANIQEFAQRINYISCLASNGKISMEQAFSDIEALWKELEKTKQQLGVGENPFSGETEES, encoded by the coding sequence ATGTTAGCTATTTATAGTCTTTTATATCCCAGAAGCCACTACTATGGTGAAGTGAAACCAGAGAATTTAGTGTTTAATGCCAACATCCAAGAATTTGCACAACGGATAAATTACATCAGTTGTTTAGCAAGCAATGGAAAAATTTCGATGGAGCAGGCATTCAGCGATATCGAAGCGCTCTGGAAAGAACTGGAGAAAACCAAGCAGCAGCTGGGTGTGGGAGAAAATCCCTTTTCTGGCGAAACAGAAGAAAGTTAA
- a CDS encoding DMT family transporter, translating into MSTKESPIWAITCLVVAVITLSFSPILTRITENELGPYATTFNRFWIASLALILGSGVKILWDKQNERLPTTKEAYTIQDFFYLFLIASFDSACLVTWAWSLTKTTVANSNLLHNTTPIFAILGGWLLLSQYVNRRFLIGTSLALGGTLIIAFQDFHLAQDTLIGDSIALLSALFYAGVLLVTEHLRIKFETTTILIWNCSLSCLLLLPCTLLFEDRLFPVSFSGWLAVIALGLFCTLIGVGALFYTLEQFSSGFVSVMMLLEPIIAAFLAWAIFGERLSFLDGLTFVVVLSGIYLIKSDWSLDDSSSL; encoded by the coding sequence GTGTCAACTAAAGAATCTCCAATCTGGGCAATTACCTGCTTAGTGGTTGCTGTTATTACCCTATCGTTTTCACCAATCCTAACTCGCATAACTGAAAACGAGTTAGGCCCTTATGCAACAACATTTAATCGTTTCTGGATTGCCAGCCTAGCTTTAATCCTTGGGAGTGGTGTCAAAATACTTTGGGATAAGCAGAACGAACGGTTACCTACTACCAAGGAAGCTTATACTATCCAGGATTTTTTCTACTTATTCCTGATTGCTAGCTTCGACTCAGCTTGCCTGGTGACTTGGGCTTGGTCTCTGACAAAAACAACCGTTGCTAACTCTAATCTCCTCCATAATACAACTCCCATATTTGCAATTTTAGGTGGGTGGTTACTGTTAAGTCAATATGTTAATCGTCGCTTTTTAATCGGGACAAGCTTAGCGCTAGGAGGTACTCTCATAATTGCTTTTCAAGATTTCCATCTGGCTCAAGATACATTGATAGGGGACAGCATTGCATTACTGTCTGCCCTTTTTTACGCTGGGGTTCTTTTGGTAACAGAGCATCTCCGAATTAAATTTGAAACAACCACAATTTTAATTTGGAACTGTAGTTTGAGCTGCTTATTATTGTTGCCATGTACATTGCTATTTGAAGATAGACTATTTCCAGTTTCCTTTTCTGGATGGTTGGCTGTTATTGCTCTAGGGCTTTTTTGCACCTTAATTGGAGTCGGTGCATTATTTTATACTCTCGAACAATTTTCATCGGGTTTTGTCTCTGTAATGATGTTGTTAGAACCTATCATCGCGGCATTCTTAGCCTGGGCAATTTTTGGGGAACGATTGAGTTTCTTAGACGGGTTGACGTTTGTAGTAGTATTATCTGGGATTTATTTGATTAAATCAGATTGGTCATTAGACGATAGCTCAAGCCTATGA
- a CDS encoding DUF937 domain-containing protein, protein MGLLDQILNAVNSSDQQGSTGQIASILSTVQQLGDSYGADPSTVQTALSVVGNHVRSALQQKQANEGFEQAQGLVNQYSGTYPNPQAVDAIFGFNQVQQVVQAVAQRTGLDAGMIQQMLPILVPLVLNFLQTGTTSQQQGSNPVLNTFLDTDGDGDVDIADAMRMAGRYLS, encoded by the coding sequence ATGGGACTTTTAGACCAAATTTTGAATGCAGTAAACAGTTCCGACCAGCAAGGCTCTACAGGTCAGATTGCTAGCATTCTCAGTACCGTGCAGCAGCTGGGTGATAGCTACGGTGCCGACCCCTCAACCGTACAAACCGCCTTGTCCGTTGTCGGAAACCACGTTCGTTCTGCCTTACAGCAAAAGCAAGCTAATGAAGGTTTTGAGCAAGCGCAGGGTCTTGTAAATCAATATAGCGGCACATATCCCAACCCCCAAGCTGTCGATGCTATCTTCGGTTTTAACCAAGTGCAGCAAGTTGTGCAGGCAGTTGCACAAAGAACGGGGTTGGATGCCGGTATGATTCAACAAATGTTGCCGATATTAGTTCCCCTAGTCCTGAATTTCCTGCAAACTGGGACTACTTCTCAACAGCAGGGATCTAATCCGGTGCTTAATACCTTTTTGGATACTGACGGAGATGGTGATGTCGATATCGCCGATGCTATGCGGATGGCGGGTCGCTACCTGAGTTAG
- a CDS encoding putative 2-dehydropantoate 2-reductase — protein MESFSDRTYAILGTGALGGFYGSRLQKAGADVHFLLHSDYEHVNKHGLVIESKDGDFTLPDVRAYDDVQKMPPCDVVIVAFKTTHNHLLPKLLPSVVKDDGVVLVLQNGLGVEDEVAEIVGDKRVMGGLCFLCSNKVGPGHIRHLDYGEVKFAEYAIGYNSQGITTRMCQIAADFDRAGIPIKLAADLLLARWQKLVWNIPYNGLSVVLDARTDELMGNTHTRALVEELMWEVAAGAKSCDRIIADSFIEMMLDWTVKMKPYRTSMKIDYDEKRPLEVETMFGNPLRLAQQKGANLPKITMLYQQLKFLDARNSH, from the coding sequence ATGGAGTCATTTTCCGATCGCACCTATGCCATACTCGGTACTGGTGCGCTGGGCGGGTTCTACGGTTCCCGTTTGCAAAAAGCTGGTGCGGATGTGCATTTCCTGCTGCACAGCGATTACGAACACGTTAACAAGCACGGTTTAGTTATCGAGTCAAAAGATGGCGACTTCACGCTTCCCGATGTCCGCGCTTACGATGACGTGCAGAAAATGCCGCCTTGCGATGTGGTAATCGTCGCCTTCAAAACCACTCACAATCACCTGCTACCAAAATTGCTACCCAGCGTTGTCAAGGATGATGGTGTGGTTTTGGTACTGCAAAACGGATTGGGAGTAGAGGATGAAGTCGCCGAAATTGTCGGTGACAAAAGAGTTATGGGCGGATTGTGCTTTCTGTGTTCCAATAAAGTAGGGCCGGGACATATCCGTCACTTGGATTACGGTGAAGTTAAGTTTGCCGAATATGCGATCGGTTATAACTCACAGGGTATCACAACACGGATGTGTCAGATTGCGGCTGATTTCGATCGCGCTGGTATTCCAATTAAGTTAGCGGCAGATTTGCTGCTGGCACGTTGGCAGAAGTTAGTATGGAATATACCATATAATGGGCTTTCTGTGGTTCTCGATGCCAGAACTGACGAGCTGATGGGGAATACCCATACACGCGCTTTAGTCGAAGAGTTAATGTGGGAAGTGGCGGCGGGGGCAAAAAGTTGCGATCGCATTATCGCCGATAGCTTTATTGAAATGATGCTGGATTGGACTGTCAAAATGAAGCCGTATCGTACCAGCATGAAAATTGATTACGATGAAAAGCGACCTCTGGAAGTAGAAACTATGTTCGGTAATCCTTTACGCCTTGCACAACAGAAGGGTGCTAATTTGCCTAAGATTACCATGCTTTACCAACAGCTGAAGTTCTTGGATGCCAGAAATTCTCACTGA
- a CDS encoding SET domain-containing protein, whose protein sequence is MIAKIYENVIVKNTDKGLGVFAVRNFHKGEVVIIGRRVELLTERTLYSLQIDFNLHAELDAPGRLINHSCNPNTGIRNNQFGGYNFIALFDISEGEEITWDYETTEYVFISVFQCLCNSSNCRGRLRGFSFHPVEIRHKYGEFIADYLKI, encoded by the coding sequence ATGATAGCGAAAATTTACGAAAACGTTATCGTCAAAAACACTGACAAAGGATTAGGTGTTTTTGCGGTTCGGAACTTTCACAAAGGAGAAGTCGTCATCATTGGAAGGAGGGTTGAACTTCTTACTGAGCGAACGCTTTACTCTCTGCAAATAGATTTTAATTTACACGCAGAACTTGATGCTCCAGGAAGACTAATTAATCACTCCTGTAACCCTAATACCGGAATTAGAAATAATCAGTTCGGAGGATACAATTTTATCGCTCTATTCGACATCTCTGAAGGTGAGGAAATTACCTGGGATTATGAGACAACAGAGTACGTTTTTATTTCCGTTTTTCAATGCTTGTGTAATTCCTCGAATTGCCGAGGCAGACTGCGTGGCTTTTCTTTTCATCCTGTGGAAATTAGGCATAAATACGGCGAATTTATTGCAGATTACCTCAAAATTTAG
- a CDS encoding OmpA family protein has protein sequence MKEYSEESPGFGRFLLILVFRLLLLAVGGAIAGLIGVAIATVNPATRPNKPLVAKLLQLPGDVKNSPTLAKNPAATEASASETQATAVPPPPKLTPQQRQKLEAEVKQLEAQLKVLRDRATTLENQIGSSNPTEALETRLQVISQQLKAAAQPQQANNSAASAAEISQQVSSSGVLISPETLTATLPSDALFLDSQAVLRKEARLILDKLIAELQKYPGARVSIAAHTDSAGEADNNRVLSFRQAQAVEQYISSTLGDKYHWLVLGYGETRPLVPNNTTINLQRNRRLEISVDNN, from the coding sequence GTGAAGGAATATTCAGAGGAATCTCCTGGCTTTGGCCGCTTTTTACTAATTTTAGTGTTCAGATTGCTGCTTTTGGCTGTGGGAGGCGCTATAGCGGGGTTAATAGGGGTGGCGATCGCCACGGTGAATCCCGCGACAAGGCCAAATAAGCCTTTAGTGGCAAAATTGCTGCAACTTCCCGGCGATGTCAAAAACTCGCCCACTCTTGCCAAAAACCCAGCTGCCACAGAAGCGTCCGCTTCTGAAACTCAAGCAACAGCTGTTCCCCCACCGCCAAAGCTAACCCCACAGCAGAGACAGAAATTGGAAGCGGAAGTCAAGCAGTTAGAAGCGCAATTGAAGGTTTTGCGCGATCGCGCCACCACCTTGGAAAACCAAATCGGTAGCAGTAATCCCACCGAAGCATTAGAAACCCGATTGCAAGTTATATCCCAGCAACTGAAAGCTGCTGCCCAACCGCAACAGGCAAACAACTCCGCCGCATCAGCAGCAGAGATAAGCCAACAAGTTTCTTCCTCCGGTGTACTCATTTCCCCAGAAACGCTGACGGCTACACTTCCCAGCGATGCTTTATTTTTAGACAGCCAAGCTGTTTTGCGGAAAGAAGCACGCCTGATTTTGGATAAGCTGATCGCTGAATTGCAAAAGTACCCAGGCGCAAGAGTCAGTATTGCTGCCCACACTGACAGCGCTGGAGAAGCAGATAACAATCGAGTGCTATCTTTTCGGCAAGCGCAAGCAGTTGAACAGTATATCTCCAGTACGTTAGGTGATAAGTACCACTGGCTAGTGTTGGGGTACGGAGAAACTCGACCTCTTGTGCCGAATAACACTACCATCAACTTGCAACGCAATCGCAGGCTGGAAATCTCCGTTGATAATAATTAA